In the Caballeronia sp. LZ062 genome, one interval contains:
- the ispG gene encoding flavodoxin-dependent (E)-4-hydroxy-3-methylbut-2-enyl-diphosphate synthase: MQSEAQSLISSKVCSTEPVFGGPLPRRSSHAVDVRWGGQLVTIGGDAPVRVQSMTNTDTADAIGTAIQIKELAQAGSELVRITVNTPEAAAAVPHIREQLDRMGVTVPLVGDFHYNGHLLLRDHPACAEALSKYRINPGNVGQGAKRDTQFAQMIEAAIQYDKPVRIGVNWGSLDQDLLARMMDENAARATPWELQSVMYEALIQSAIGSAERAVELGLGRDKIILSCKVSGVQDLIAVYRELAKRCSFALHLGLTEAGMGSKGIVASTAALSVLLQEGIGDTIRISLTPEPGGARTGEVVVGQEILQTMGLRSFTPMVIACPGCGRTTSTLFQELASQIQTYLRSSMPVWRDQYPGVEKMHVAVMGCIVNGPGESKHANIGISLPGSGENPAAPVFVDGVKVKTLRGERIAEEFQQIVSDYVERTYGKRVETSAASI; this comes from the coding sequence ATGCAATCCGAAGCTCAATCCCTGATCAGCAGCAAAGTGTGTTCGACCGAGCCGGTCTTCGGCGGTCCGTTGCCGCGCCGTTCGTCCCATGCAGTGGACGTGCGCTGGGGCGGCCAGCTCGTGACCATCGGCGGCGACGCGCCCGTTCGCGTCCAGTCGATGACCAACACCGATACGGCCGACGCCATCGGCACCGCGATCCAGATCAAGGAACTCGCGCAAGCCGGCTCCGAACTCGTGCGCATCACGGTGAATACGCCGGAAGCCGCGGCCGCCGTCCCGCATATTCGCGAGCAACTCGACCGCATGGGCGTGACCGTGCCGCTCGTCGGCGACTTCCACTACAACGGCCACTTGCTGCTGCGGGATCATCCCGCGTGCGCCGAGGCGTTGTCGAAGTATCGGATCAACCCGGGCAACGTCGGTCAGGGCGCCAAGCGCGACACGCAATTCGCGCAGATGATCGAAGCGGCCATCCAGTACGACAAGCCGGTGCGTATCGGCGTGAACTGGGGCAGTCTCGATCAGGACCTGCTCGCGCGCATGATGGACGAAAACGCCGCGCGCGCCACGCCGTGGGAGCTCCAGAGCGTGATGTACGAGGCGTTGATCCAGTCGGCGATCGGCTCTGCGGAGCGCGCGGTGGAATTGGGGCTCGGACGCGACAAGATCATCCTGTCGTGCAAGGTGAGCGGCGTTCAGGACCTCATCGCTGTTTATCGCGAATTGGCGAAGCGCTGCAGCTTCGCGCTGCATCTCGGCCTGACCGAGGCCGGTATGGGCTCGAAGGGCATCGTGGCGTCCACGGCGGCGCTGTCGGTGCTGCTGCAGGAAGGCATCGGCGACACCATTCGCATTTCGCTCACGCCCGAGCCGGGCGGCGCGCGCACGGGCGAAGTGGTCGTCGGACAAGAGATTTTGCAGACCATGGGCTTGCGCTCGTTCACGCCGATGGTCATTGCGTGCCCCGGCTGCGGGCGCACGACGAGCACGCTGTTCCAGGAACTCGCGTCGCAAATCCAGACGTACCTGCGCAGCTCGATGCCCGTCTGGCGCGATCAGTATCCCGGCGTTGAAAAGATGCACGTCGCCGTGATGGGCTGCATCGTCAACGGCCCGGGCGAGTCGAAGCACGCGAACATCGGCATCAGCCTGCCGGGTTCGGGCGAAAATCCGGCCGCGCCCGTGTTCGTCGACGGCGTGAAGGTGAAGACGCTGCGCGGCGAGCGCATTGCCGAAGAATTCCAGCAAATCGTTAGCGACTACGTCGAGCGCACTTACGGCAAGCGCGTCGAAACGTCCGCGGCATCAATCTAA
- the hisS gene encoding histidine--tRNA ligase translates to MTEQKKRLAKLTGVKGMNDILPQDAALWDFFETTVKSMLRAYGYQNIRTPIVEHTQLFTRGIGEVTDIVEKEMYSFTDALNGEHLTMRPENTAAVVRATIEHNLLYDGPKRLWYIGPMFRHERPQRGRYRQFHQVGVEALGFAGPDTDAEIIMMCQRLWDDLGLTGIRLELNSLGQAAERAAHREKLIAYLEQHVDVLDEEAKRRLYTNPLRVLDTKNPAMQEIAQNAPKLVDFLGEESRKHFEGVQRLLKANNIPFTINPRLVRGLDYYNLTVFEWVTDKLGAQGTVAGGGRYDPLIEQLGGKPTAACGWAMGVERILELLKEENLVPEAEGTDVYVVHQGEQAAEQAFIVAERLRDTGLDVILHCSPDGASSSFKSQMKKADASGAAFAVVLGEDELAQGMIGVKPLRRSGGETSDAEKNEQVNVPAEDLTEYLINAMVATAADEDA, encoded by the coding sequence ATGACTGAACAGAAGAAACGGCTCGCGAAGCTGACGGGCGTGAAGGGCATGAACGACATCCTCCCGCAGGATGCCGCGCTGTGGGACTTTTTCGAGACCACCGTGAAGTCGATGCTGCGCGCATACGGCTATCAGAACATTCGCACGCCGATTGTCGAGCACACGCAGCTTTTCACGCGCGGCATCGGTGAAGTGACCGATATCGTCGAGAAAGAGATGTACAGCTTCACCGACGCGCTGAACGGCGAGCATCTCACCATGCGCCCGGAAAACACGGCGGCCGTCGTGCGCGCGACTATCGAACATAACCTGCTGTACGACGGTCCGAAGCGCCTGTGGTACATCGGCCCGATGTTCCGGCACGAGCGTCCGCAGCGCGGGCGTTACCGCCAGTTCCATCAGGTCGGCGTCGAGGCGCTTGGCTTCGCGGGTCCGGACACGGACGCCGAAATCATCATGATGTGTCAGCGTTTGTGGGACGACCTCGGGCTGACGGGCATCCGTCTCGAACTGAACTCGCTCGGTCAGGCAGCGGAGCGCGCGGCGCATCGCGAAAAGCTAATCGCGTATCTGGAACAGCACGTCGATGTCCTCGACGAGGAAGCGAAGCGCCGTCTCTACACGAACCCGCTGCGCGTGCTCGACACGAAGAATCCGGCGATGCAGGAGATCGCGCAGAACGCGCCGAAGCTCGTCGATTTTCTGGGCGAAGAGTCGCGCAAGCACTTCGAAGGCGTGCAGCGGCTGCTCAAGGCGAACAACATTCCGTTCACGATCAACCCGCGTCTCGTGCGCGGGCTCGATTACTACAACCTCACCGTGTTCGAGTGGGTGACCGACAAGCTCGGCGCGCAAGGCACGGTGGCGGGCGGCGGGCGCTACGATCCGCTGATCGAGCAGCTCGGCGGCAAGCCGACCGCCGCGTGCGGCTGGGCGATGGGCGTCGAGCGTATTCTCGAACTGCTGAAGGAAGAAAATCTGGTGCCGGAAGCCGAGGGTACGGACGTCTACGTCGTGCATCAGGGCGAGCAGGCAGCAGAGCAGGCGTTCATCGTGGCCGAGCGTCTGCGCGACACGGGGCTCGACGTGATTCTGCATTGCAGCCCGGACGGCGCGTCTTCCAGCTTCAAGTCGCAGATGAAGAAGGCGGACGCGAGCGGCGCGGCGTTCGCCGTGGTGCTGGGCGAAGACGAACTCGCGCAGGGCATGATCGGCGTGAAGCCGCTGCGCCGCTCGGGCGGCGAAACATCCGATGCGGAAAAGAACGAACAGGTGAACGTTCCGGCGGAAGACTTGACCGAATACCTAATCAATGCGATGGTTGCAACCGCCGCCGACGAGGATGCCTAA
- a CDS encoding tetratricopeptide repeat protein, with translation MSYHDEQESLESVKAWWAKWGNATTWIVLVALVVAAAFNGWNYWQRRQAAEASVLYDQLQQAVNGNDQKLVARVASDMEDKFGRTAYAEMSALAAAKSLYMAGDTAGAKAQLQWAVDHAKDDEYKQIAKLRLALVLFDEKNYDAGLKLLADAPLDAFKGVIADRRGDLLAAQGKRDDARTAYKTALEALPANDTSARQLVQFKLDALGG, from the coding sequence ATGAGTTACCACGACGAACAAGAATCGCTGGAAAGTGTCAAGGCCTGGTGGGCTAAATGGGGTAACGCCACGACGTGGATCGTGCTCGTGGCGCTCGTCGTTGCGGCTGCTTTCAACGGCTGGAATTACTGGCAACGCCGTCAGGCTGCCGAGGCGTCAGTGCTGTACGACCAGCTTCAGCAGGCCGTGAACGGCAACGATCAGAAGCTGGTCGCGCGCGTCGCATCGGACATGGAAGACAAGTTCGGCCGCACCGCTTACGCCGAGATGTCCGCGCTCGCGGCGGCGAAGTCGCTGTATATGGCAGGCGACACGGCCGGCGCCAAGGCGCAGTTGCAGTGGGCCGTCGATCACGCGAAGGACGACGAGTACAAGCAGATCGCAAAGCTGCGCCTCGCGCTCGTGCTTTTCGACGAGAAGAACTACGACGCGGGCCTGAAGCTCCTCGCCGATGCGCCGCTCGATGCGTTCAAGGGCGTCATCGCGGACCGCCGCGGCGATCTGCTCGCCGCACAAGGGAAACGCGACGATGCGCGCACTGCCTACAAGACGGCGCTCGAAGCATTACCGGCGAACGACACTTCTGCGCGGCAACTCGTCCAGTTCAAGCTCGATGCGCTCGGCGGCTGA
- the bamB gene encoding outer membrane protein assembly factor BamB produces MIQLKRYAVPFACAMTVLLAACSSTKDERRVPTPLVDFKPVLNVNQAWKASVGKAGRYLFAPVAVGDAVYAAGENGTVAKIDAKTGQDVWRTKLKDDLSAGVGSDGNLTAVGGLKGAVYALGSDGKQLWTAIAPGEIISPPLVGNDLVIVRTIDGKVIAFNAQTGEQKWIFQLRAVPLNLRVAAGMTFAGSQAVLAGFPGGNFAAINLQTGDAYWQAPVSYPKGVTEVERINDVTGAPGLVGAQTCAVTFQGKIGCFDANSGRPVWEKNFSSDSGLAQDEQIVAAGDDWSVVNAFRAADGSPVWKSDKLKNRQVSVPFILGRAVVLGDYKGFVHFLSADNGELVGRAPTDGSPITAAPVLAGNTLVVQTHDGDLYGFRPQ; encoded by the coding sequence ATGATTCAATTGAAACGCTACGCCGTGCCGTTCGCCTGCGCGATGACCGTGCTACTGGCCGCCTGTTCGTCGACCAAGGACGAGCGGCGCGTGCCGACTCCGCTCGTCGATTTCAAGCCGGTGCTCAACGTCAACCAGGCGTGGAAGGCGAGCGTCGGCAAGGCCGGCCGCTATCTGTTCGCGCCGGTTGCCGTGGGCGATGCCGTCTATGCGGCGGGCGAAAACGGCACGGTCGCGAAGATCGATGCCAAGACCGGGCAGGATGTCTGGCGCACGAAGCTGAAAGATGATCTGTCGGCGGGCGTCGGCAGCGACGGCAATCTGACCGCGGTCGGCGGGCTGAAAGGCGCGGTTTACGCGCTCGGATCCGACGGCAAGCAGTTGTGGACCGCGATTGCGCCGGGCGAGATCATCTCGCCGCCGCTCGTCGGCAACGATCTCGTGATCGTGCGCACCATCGACGGCAAGGTCATTGCGTTCAACGCGCAGACCGGCGAGCAGAAGTGGATCTTCCAGTTGCGCGCGGTGCCGTTGAACCTGCGCGTGGCCGCCGGCATGACGTTCGCCGGCAGCCAGGCGGTGCTCGCGGGCTTCCCGGGCGGTAATTTCGCCGCCATCAATCTGCAAACGGGCGATGCCTACTGGCAAGCGCCGGTGTCGTATCCGAAGGGCGTGACCGAAGTCGAGCGCATCAACGACGTGACGGGCGCGCCCGGCCTCGTCGGCGCGCAGACCTGCGCGGTCACGTTCCAGGGCAAGATCGGCTGCTTCGACGCCAATTCGGGCCGTCCGGTGTGGGAGAAGAACTTTTCGAGCGACAGCGGCCTGGCGCAAGACGAACAAATCGTCGCGGCGGGCGACGACTGGTCGGTTGTGAACGCGTTCCGTGCCGCTGACGGTTCGCCCGTCTGGAAGAGCGACAAGCTCAAGAATCGTCAGGTCAGCGTGCCGTTCATCCTCGGGCGCGCGGTCGTTTTGGGCGATTACAAGGGCTTCGTCCATTTCCTCAGCGCGGACAACGGCGAACTCGTCGGTCGCGCGCCGACCGACGGCAGCCCGATCACCGCTGCGCCGGTTCTGGCGGGCAATACGCTCGTCGTCCAGACGCATGACGGTGATCTCTACGGCTTCCGTCCGCAGTAA
- the der gene encoding ribosome biogenesis GTPase Der, translated as MKPVIALVGRPNVGKSTLFNRLTRSRDALVADLPGLTRDRHYGEGRVGGERPYLVVDTGGFEPVAKDGILHEMARQTRQAVEEADVVVFIVDGRNGLAPQDKSIADYLRKTGRPLFLVVNKAEGMKYTAVASDFYELGLGDPRAISAAHGDGVTEMINDALDIAYAGQPEESEEEKAQHGVKIAIVGRPNVGKSTLVNTLIGEERVIAFDMPGTTRDSIYVDFERQGRKYTLIDTAGLRRRGKVFEAIEKFSVVKTLQSISDANVVILLLDAQQDISDQDAHIAGFVVEQGRALVVGVNKWDGLDSHVRERTKADLTRKLKFLDFAKFHYVSALEKTGIGALMKSVDDAYAAAMAKLPTPKLTRALIEAVEFQQPRRRGPVRPKLRYAHQGGQNPPIIVVHGNALDAVTDTYKRYLEGRFRETFGLAGTPLRIEFRSSKNPYADKD; from the coding sequence ATGAAACCCGTGATTGCCCTCGTCGGGCGCCCCAATGTGGGGAAATCGACTCTCTTCAACCGGCTGACGCGCTCGCGTGATGCGCTCGTCGCCGACCTGCCCGGCCTAACGCGCGACCGCCACTATGGCGAAGGCCGCGTCGGCGGCGAACGGCCGTATCTCGTCGTGGATACGGGCGGCTTCGAGCCGGTCGCGAAAGACGGCATCCTGCACGAAATGGCGCGCCAGACGCGGCAGGCCGTGGAAGAAGCGGACGTCGTCGTGTTCATCGTCGATGGACGCAACGGGCTCGCGCCGCAGGACAAGTCGATCGCCGACTATCTGCGCAAGACCGGCCGGCCGCTTTTTCTCGTCGTGAACAAGGCCGAGGGCATGAAGTACACGGCGGTCGCGTCGGATTTCTACGAGCTCGGTCTAGGCGATCCCCGAGCCATCTCGGCCGCGCACGGCGACGGCGTGACGGAGATGATCAACGATGCGCTCGACATCGCCTATGCCGGTCAGCCCGAGGAAAGCGAGGAAGAGAAGGCGCAGCATGGCGTGAAGATCGCTATCGTCGGGAGACCGAACGTCGGCAAGTCGACGCTCGTCAATACGCTGATCGGCGAAGAGCGCGTGATCGCGTTCGACATGCCCGGCACCACGCGCGATTCGATCTATGTTGATTTTGAGCGACAAGGCCGCAAATACACCTTGATCGACACGGCCGGCCTGCGTCGTCGCGGCAAGGTGTTCGAGGCGATCGAGAAGTTCTCGGTCGTGAAGACGCTACAGTCGATCTCGGATGCGAACGTCGTGATCCTGCTGCTCGACGCGCAGCAGGACATCTCGGATCAGGACGCGCACATCGCGGGTTTCGTCGTCGAACAGGGACGCGCGCTGGTGGTTGGTGTGAACAAGTGGGACGGTTTGGACTCGCATGTGCGCGAGCGCACCAAGGCCGATCTCACGCGCAAGCTCAAGTTTTTGGACTTTGCTAAATTCCACTACGTCTCCGCGCTGGAGAAAACCGGCATCGGCGCGCTGATGAAATCGGTGGACGACGCCTACGCCGCCGCGATGGCCAAGCTGCCGACGCCGAAGCTCACGCGCGCGCTGATCGAAGCCGTCGAGTTCCAGCAGCCGCGCCGCCGCGGGCCCGTACGGCCTAAGCTTCGCTATGCGCACCAGGGCGGTCAGAATCCGCCGATCATCGTCGTGCATGGCAACGCGCTCGATGCGGTCACCGATACCTATAAACGGTATCTGGAAGGGCGCTTTCGAGAAACTTTTGGACTGGCCGGCACTCCATTGCGCATAGAGTTCCGCTCGAGCAAGAACCCTTATGCGGACAAGGACTGA
- the hfq gene encoding RNA chaperone Hfq: MSNKGQLLQDPFLNALRKEHVPVSIYLVNGIKLQGNIESFDQYVVLLRNTVTQMVYKHAISTVVPARPVNFHPDAESS, translated from the coding sequence ATGAGCAACAAAGGGCAATTGTTACAAGACCCGTTTTTGAACGCACTGCGTAAAGAGCACGTGCCGGTGTCGATCTACTTGGTCAACGGCATCAAGCTTCAAGGGAACATCGAATCGTTCGACCAGTACGTCGTGTTGCTCAGAAATACGGTCACCCAGATGGTCTACAAGCACGCCATTTCTACGGTCGTGCCGGCCCGTCCGGTGAATTTCCATCCGGACGCCGAATCGTCCTAA
- the hflX gene encoding GTPase HflX: MINAALVGIDFGKIDFEASLEELSLLAESAGAHPAVTLTGRRSSPDAKMFIGSGKVEELRLSCEANDVELVIFNHALAPAQQRNLEVALNRRVVDRTSLILDIFAQRARSHEGKLQVELAQLQYLSTRLIRAWTHLERQKGGIGLRGPGETQLETDRRLIGERIKALKTRLAKLRRQHGTQRRQRTRNRTLSVSLVGYTNAGKSTLFNALTKAQAYAANQLFATLDTTSRRVFLGEEAGQVVVSDTVGFIRELPHQLVAAFRATLEETVHADLLLHVVDASSPVRLDQIDQVNEVLRGIGAESIRQVLVFNKIDAVPELAARGEAVERDEYGNISRVFLSARTGQGLDALRAAIAEIAAAEEGVPEESLPSVLAETQPPAEPSDAPEATQSAQSGPNETHDANAQPEDHRPAEQRDGHKVPEHGH; this comes from the coding sequence TTGATTAACGCCGCACTCGTCGGCATCGACTTCGGCAAGATCGATTTCGAAGCCAGTCTCGAAGAACTCAGTCTGCTCGCAGAAAGCGCGGGCGCCCATCCCGCCGTTACGCTCACCGGACGCAGGTCCAGTCCGGACGCCAAAATGTTCATCGGCAGCGGAAAGGTCGAAGAATTGCGCCTTTCCTGCGAAGCGAACGACGTCGAACTCGTCATCTTCAATCACGCCCTTGCACCGGCGCAGCAGCGCAATCTCGAGGTGGCGCTGAACCGCCGCGTGGTGGATCGCACGAGTCTCATTCTCGATATTTTCGCGCAGCGCGCACGCAGCCACGAAGGCAAACTGCAGGTCGAACTGGCCCAGTTGCAGTACCTGTCGACGCGGCTCATTCGCGCGTGGACCCACCTCGAACGGCAGAAGGGCGGCATCGGCTTGCGCGGTCCCGGCGAAACGCAGCTGGAAACCGACCGCCGCCTGATCGGCGAGCGCATCAAGGCGCTCAAGACGCGTCTCGCGAAGCTGCGCCGTCAGCACGGCACGCAGCGGCGGCAGCGCACGCGCAATCGCACGCTGTCGGTGTCGCTCGTCGGTTATACGAACGCCGGCAAGTCGACGCTCTTCAACGCGCTGACCAAGGCACAGGCCTACGCCGCCAATCAACTCTTCGCCACGCTCGACACCACTTCGCGCCGCGTGTTTCTCGGCGAAGAGGCGGGGCAAGTGGTCGTGTCCGATACGGTGGGCTTCATCCGCGAGCTGCCGCACCAGCTCGTCGCCGCATTTCGCGCGACGCTGGAAGAAACCGTCCACGCGGACCTGCTGCTGCACGTCGTGGATGCGTCGAGCCCCGTGCGCCTCGATCAGATCGATCAGGTGAACGAGGTATTGCGCGGCATCGGCGCGGAGTCGATCCGTCAGGTTCTCGTCTTCAACAAGATCGACGCAGTGCCGGAACTCGCGGCCCGCGGCGAAGCGGTTGAAAGGGACGAGTATGGTAATATTTCGCGCGTCTTTTTAAGCGCGCGCACCGGTCAGGGACTCGACGCGCTGCGCGCCGCCATCGCCGAAATTGCTGCGGCCGAAGAAGGGGTACCCGAAGAAAGCTTACCCAGCGTGCTCGCCGAAACACAACCGCCGGCGGAACCCTCGGATGCGCCGGAAGCCACGCAGTCCGCGCAATCCGGGCCGAACGAGACACACGACGCCAACGCGCAGCCGGAAGACCACCGGCCAGCCGAACAACGTGACGGCCACAAGGTTCCCGAGCACGGACACTGA
- the hflK gene encoding FtsH protease activity modulator HflK, with amino-acid sequence MNDYNERTNRQRMRAVFSINDPRWGRGDGNGVKNDAKRPQDGKRGNGKEEGPPDLDEMWREFNRRIAGIFGRKPGGGMPRDNGRGTKIGVGIVIGVLIAIYLGSGVFVVQDGHVGVVSQFGQYRQTVPQGIHWRLPYPFQSHDIVDTSQIRSVEIGRGVALAQGNVRDASLLTNDADILDVRFAVQYQIKSPTDFLFRNLDPDQSVTEAAQAAIREIAGASATDDLLYKDRDTLRARLAETIQHSLDAYRTGLQVTGVTVQSVQVPTQVQAAFEEASRVRQDNERARDTAEAYANQLLPRAKADAAKMIDEATAYSNREVTQAQGDAERFKQVYAEYSKAPAVIRQRMYLDTMQQIYSRTTKVFVDSKAGNNVVYLPLDKLVEANRQQAKDAAANTGDAASASAPAAANAEVRPQGATAASAAAVPASGAAGASAPNAASGAGDPLRSRDAFRSRSRQDDLQ; translated from the coding sequence GTGAACGATTACAACGAGCGGACTAACAGGCAGCGCATGCGTGCTGTCTTTTCGATCAACGATCCGCGCTGGGGGCGAGGCGACGGCAATGGTGTCAAGAACGATGCGAAGCGTCCGCAGGACGGCAAGCGCGGCAATGGCAAGGAAGAAGGCCCGCCCGACCTCGACGAGATGTGGCGCGAATTCAACCGCCGTATCGCGGGCATCTTCGGCCGCAAGCCGGGCGGCGGCATGCCGCGCGACAACGGCCGCGGAACCAAGATCGGGGTCGGCATCGTCATTGGCGTGCTGATTGCCATTTATCTTGGCAGCGGCGTGTTCGTCGTGCAGGACGGGCATGTGGGCGTGGTCTCCCAGTTTGGCCAGTATCGGCAGACGGTGCCGCAAGGCATTCACTGGCGCCTGCCGTATCCGTTTCAGTCGCACGATATCGTCGATACGTCGCAGATCCGCTCGGTCGAGATCGGCCGCGGCGTCGCGCTCGCGCAGGGCAACGTGCGCGATGCATCGCTGCTGACCAACGATGCGGACATTCTCGACGTGCGCTTCGCCGTGCAGTACCAGATCAAGTCGCCCACCGACTTCCTCTTTCGCAATCTCGATCCCGACCAGAGCGTGACCGAAGCCGCGCAAGCTGCCATCCGCGAGATCGCGGGCGCATCCGCGACGGACGATCTGCTCTACAAAGACCGCGACACGCTGCGCGCGCGTCTTGCCGAGACCATCCAGCATTCGCTCGACGCCTACCGCACTGGCTTGCAAGTGACGGGCGTCACGGTGCAGAGCGTGCAGGTGCCCACTCAAGTGCAGGCCGCGTTCGAAGAAGCGTCGCGCGTGCGGCAGGACAACGAGCGCGCCCGCGACACCGCCGAAGCCTACGCAAACCAACTGCTGCCGCGCGCGAAGGCCGATGCCGCGAAGATGATCGACGAAGCGACCGCTTACAGCAATCGCGAAGTCACGCAGGCGCAGGGCGACGCCGAGCGCTTCAAGCAGGTCTACGCCGAATACTCGAAGGCGCCCGCCGTCATTCGCCAACGCATGTACCTGGACACGATGCAGCAGATCTACTCCCGCACCACGAAGGTTTTCGTGGACAGCAAGGCTGGCAACAACGTCGTGTATTTGCCGCTCGACAAGCTCGTCGAAGCGAACCGGCAGCAGGCGAAGGACGCAGCCGCGAACACGGGCGACGCCGCGTCGGCCAGTGCGCCCGCCGCCGCGAACGCCGAAGTGCGCCCCCAAGGCGCGACGGCCGCTTCGGCCGCTGCGGTGCCCGCGAGCGGGGCGGCAGGCGCGAGCGCGCCGAACGCCGCGAGCGGCGCAGGCGATCCGCTGCGCTCGCGCGACGCGTTCCGCTCGCGCAGCCGTCAAGACGACCTGCAGTAA
- the hflC gene encoding protease modulator HflC has protein sequence MNRIIALVVAVVVVLFIGSSMVFTVDERHAGVVAAHGDSNPHLDGPGLHFKLPPPFQTLTLIDTRTLTIDEGGADRFTTSDKNEVLVNTVVKYRVADPLKLFVSNEKNTQSAQERLTGLIRTALASAFANRTLIDALANQQTLETEAQKAVEGAASAFGVQLVDLQMARVDFPSAVADSVYKRMIAARQQAAASERAKGTADADKIKADAEREQQQILADAYSQAQSIKGEGDSKAAAIAADAYGRDPQFYQFYQSLEAYKKTFKPGDVIVVDPSSDFFRFMKSPNGGADASASAAPRR, from the coding sequence ATGAATCGAATCATTGCGCTCGTGGTCGCTGTCGTCGTCGTGCTGTTCATCGGCTCGTCGATGGTCTTTACCGTCGACGAACGGCATGCGGGCGTCGTTGCCGCGCACGGCGACAGCAACCCGCATCTCGACGGTCCGGGCCTGCATTTCAAGCTGCCGCCGCCGTTTCAGACGCTGACCCTCATCGACACGCGCACGCTCACCATCGACGAGGGCGGGGCAGACCGCTTCACCACGTCCGACAAGAACGAAGTGCTGGTGAACACGGTCGTCAAATATCGCGTGGCTGATCCGCTCAAGCTCTTCGTGAGCAACGAGAAGAACACGCAAAGCGCGCAAGAACGCCTGACCGGGCTGATCCGCACGGCGCTCGCGAGCGCGTTCGCAAATCGCACGCTCATCGATGCGCTCGCCAATCAGCAGACGCTGGAGACCGAGGCGCAAAAGGCCGTTGAAGGCGCGGCGTCGGCGTTCGGCGTGCAGCTGGTCGACCTGCAGATGGCGCGCGTCGACTTTCCGTCGGCGGTGGCGGATTCCGTCTACAAACGCATGATCGCGGCGCGCCAGCAAGCGGCCGCGAGCGAGCGCGCGAAAGGCACGGCGGACGCCGACAAGATCAAGGCCGACGCAGAGCGCGAGCAGCAGCAGATTCTTGCCGACGCCTACAGCCAGGCGCAGTCCATCAAGGGCGAAGGAGACAGCAAGGCGGCAGCCATCGCCGCCGATGCCTATGGACGCGATCCGCAGTTCTATCAGTTCTATCAGAGCCTCGAAGCGTACAAGAAGACGTTCAAGCCGGGCGACGTGATCGTGGTCGACCCGAGCAGCGATTTCTTTCGCTTCATGAAGAGCCCGAACGGCGGCGCGGACGCGTCCGCTTCCGCCGCGCCGAGGCGCTGA
- a CDS encoding DUF2065 domain-containing protein, producing MVETILLALALMLIIEGMFPFVFPTAWRDTFRRIAERPPHHIRIGGLIAMVLGLILLVIAT from the coding sequence ATGGTCGAGACGATACTGCTCGCTCTTGCGTTGATGCTGATTATCGAAGGCATGTTTCCCTTCGTCTTTCCGACGGCCTGGCGCGATACGTTCCGCCGCATCGCCGAGCGGCCGCCGCATCACATCCGCATCGGCGGGTTGATCGCGATGGTCCTCGGGCTGATTCTGCTCGTCATCGCGACCTAG